A window of Maioricimonas rarisocia genomic DNA:
GCGGGCTTCGTCGGTGTTCGGCAGGAAGATGTCTGTCAGCGGCAGAGCCGGCTCGAGCATTTCGCGGACGCAGTCCGGGTCGCCGATCACGACGTCGAGCATCGTCGTCACACCCGCCTCGCGTGCCGTGCGAAACAGCTCGGCCACGTTCTCTCCCGAGAGGGCCGGGTTGAGTCCGAACCCACCGACATAGAACACCCGGCATTGCTTGACGACATCGGTGCCGAACTCGAGCCCGGTGAATTCGCCGTTCGCTCCGACCGCATGAATGAACCGGCGGTCTTCGCCCTTCACATTGACGACCATCGTGGCGGCGGTCTGTGCCGTCTCGGAGGCCAGAACGTGGTCACAGCTGACGCCATGTCCCGCGAGAACGTCCTGAACGAAGCGCCCGAAGACGTCGTCGCCGACTCGGCCGAGGATGCCGACCGACCGGTTCAGTTTCGCCAGGTCGACGGCGACGTTTGAGGCACATCCACCGATGCACAGGTCCAGCCGATCGGTCGTCACCAGACCGCCGGCGGGGGGAAAGGCACGGATCGGTGCGCAGACGTGATCGGCAACGATCAGTCCGGCGCACAGGACGTCGAACTTGCGGTCAGATGTGTTGGGCATCGAGGTTGGCTGTTCTGCAGGCGGGGAGAAGTTGCCCGCCATGATATCGCCGCCCGACGATCGCCAAAAGCTTCAGGAGGCGACGCGGTGCTGTTCCTCGGTCCGTTCCGGAGCGCCGATCGGTTGTGGCGGCTTGACGGTGTGCGACTTCTTGCGCGGCATCGAGGCCAGCAGGCGTCGCATCAGCGGATACGTGATCAGCCCGACAAGCGTTGCGACGATGGCCGAGCCGATCAGCAACGGAGCTCCTACCCGCAAAAACAGGGCACAGAACGAGTCCCACCACGCCCGCAGCCCCTCGTAGTGCAGCAGCGAAGCGAACTCTTCGTGCGTTACCGTCCCGTGCACGAAGAGCGTTCCGACCTTGTAGTTGAACCAGTAGATCGGGATGACGGTGAACGGGTTGGAGACGTAGACGGTAATCAGGGCCGCGACACGGCTGAAGGAGAACAGCCGGCAGGTCAGAAAGGCGACGATCAGGACGATGATCATCTGGATGCCGACCGTCGGCGTCATTGCCACGGCCATCCCGATGGCAGTCCCCAGGGCGATGGAGTGCGGAGAATCATCGACCGTGAGGACCGCATGCAGCAGTCTGCGGGGATGCAGGTACCAGTACAGCCGATTTTGCGACATGGAGAAGATGTACGGGCGTAAAGGGCAAGTGGGGCGCGACGCACTTCCGCCGCCCAAGGCAATATATCGGCCGATTCACCGGCAGCCGGCCGCCGGATTCAGTTTGCCTGAAGCAATCCCTCGACGAACGGGATGATATCCTCCTGGTAGGTATATTCCATACCATCCTGCGGGTCGGCAAACCGGTGGGCCAGACGTCCCTGCTGGTCGAAGACGAAGACGGCCGGAATCGACCCCAGCTTCAGCCGATCGAACAACACGTCCGATTCGACACTGCAAAGGACGTTCTGGAACGTGGCGTCCTGCTTCTTGAGGAAATCGAGCACTTTCGGCCGGTAGTACTCCGGCGGACGCGTCTTGATTCCGTCGTAATCGACCGAGACCGAGATACAGGCGATCTCGT
This region includes:
- a CDS encoding carbohydrate kinase family protein, translated to MPNTSDRKFDVLCAGLIVADHVCAPIRAFPPAGGLVTTDRLDLCIGGCASNVAVDLAKLNRSVGILGRVGDDVFGRFVQDVLAGHGVSCDHVLASETAQTAATMVVNVKGEDRRFIHAVGANGEFTGLEFGTDVVKQCRVFYVGGFGLNPALSGENVAELFRTAREAGVTTMLDVVIGDPDCVREMLEPALPLTDIFLPNTDEARTLTGEEDPLVQAETFRKAGAENVIVTCGGRGVLMLSPGSTWRMPAHDVEQVDGTGGGDAFVSGYIQGLLTGAPPARCLQYGSAMGASCVRTMGATTGVFTAAELEEFVAAHPLEPQELS
- a CDS encoding DUF2062 domain-containing protein, producing MSQNRLYWYLHPRRLLHAVLTVDDSPHSIALGTAIGMAVAMTPTVGIQMIIVLIVAFLTCRLFSFSRVAALITVYVSNPFTVIPIYWFNYKVGTLFVHGTVTHEEFASLLHYEGLRAWWDSFCALFLRVGAPLLIGSAIVATLVGLITYPLMRRLLASMPRKKSHTVKPPQPIGAPERTEEQHRVAS
- a CDS encoding TlpA family protein disulfide reductase, which gives rise to MPRHWMLPLIAVAALLLPMSVQSVHAEDEVTVEIIDWEQTMQKVAAHKGKVVIVDVWSLSCLPCRREFPNLVQLHKQRSDEIACISVSVDYDGIKTRPPEYYRPKVLDFLKKQDATFQNVLCSVESDVLFDRLKLGSIPAVFVFDQQGRLAHRFADPQDGMEYTYQEDIIPFVEGLLQAN